From Camelina sativa cultivar DH55 chromosome 5, Cs, whole genome shotgun sequence:
agaaacaaaatgacacttgtgaaagaagagagcatcAAATGATGATCTTTTGGAgctttccaaaagaaaactttactttattattagatgatataatatagtaaggtTTCTTTCAACTCTTACTCTAAGAATTTGACGCCCaacatcattatatattaaaattattttaaaattaaatacacatgaaattatttattgtcttttataaatattttaaaatgattgcataaatcatcaaaagatgaacaaatagttaaaataatttacatttgtggaaaaaatatttaagacttagtaagataatatttttttctaaagttaGGAACTTCCCAGACACGGATGATCCGAACAATAACACTATTGTTACTggtgttttgttgttcgttggagattgaatcgaggatagaatagaaagtaaatgttttagttttcgcAATAGTCTGAAAGAGGATGTGTTTTTATGGTAataggttgtttttagaaaactaaactttatcGAATGATTGAGCCTTTAAGAGGGAGAAgagattgaaatcaaatattaatgatcataagttcgcaagtgtttcaaaataataagttaaaagtgagaagtaatataaacaaaaatgaaaattgaggaGCATAGTGGGTAGATATAAGGCAATgcataatcaaacataaatgattatgtttataatttattctgaaattcctaatatgaaaacttataaattttatgtaattcaaaatACCATGACGTTTGAATTAATAAGTGTGAATCGAACAAAATAATTGTAGAATTAGAACAAAATCATCTCACAATCTTACGTAATTTTCTAGAAAGTAAGcttaaaagtttaatttatataaaaaaattttaaaaaaatttatactaatttacttaaataatatcATCCCAAcatcttacttaaatttgattccACTTGTCTccgtgaaaattatataagattcaaacacagaaattaaacccaagaattcaaacctataaatttaatttaatgttggtaGAGTTCCAAGATGAAACCAACTACAGACTGATATAAGGTGGCTCTAGATTCTTGGGTCTACATATGTTTCTAATTAAAGAAAGGAGGAAGGAAATgttgatgggttttttttttttggttttatgggcttgtagttaattaggtccaaactattgttaattaggtccaaaaaaaaaaaacaggtgtCAGAAATATAGTAAGCCAAAtgtcatctccttagcaaaagttgagaaaaacttCTCATATTATATTGTTGGTAGAGTTCCAAGATGAAACCAACTACAGACTGATATAAGGTGGCTCTAGATTCTTTGGTCTGCATATGTTTCTAATTAAAGAAGGGAGGAAGGAAATGTTGATGGTTTAATATAGTTTATGAATTTTatgaatttgaataaaaatatcataatggtatcataacataacCTTTAGTTTTAACATANAAACTATAGGTAATtaggtccaaaaaaaaaatacaggtgtCAGAAATATAGTAAGCCATGTGTCATCTCCTtaacaaaagttgagaaaaaccttctcatattatataagactaGGATAGTACCTGCGCTACGCCGCGGGcagtgtttttgtgtttttttgtgtaattttaattattgtgtgaggtttcttttttcctttttattatgtgttgttttgtgtttttttgtaagtCTGTGTTTAATTAAAGATTCATTATATCTTTATATCTTCTTGTTTGTGAATTGTTTTGTGGATGATTCATTGTGTGGTTTTGATTCCctgtatttgtttcttttttattgattgatatagttttttttttaatgtcaattAACGTATATGTACTTGGTTTGGAAgtgctttttgttttgattttttttttcaaacagtgAATGTTGTTTGTGGAACAAAATGAATCATACGTGGCCAAATCCATGGGATGACCAGCAGAAACCATGTCGTCAAGAATATCATGAGTAGCTTCTAACCAACCAATAGCAACACAAGCATCAACGACATCAGCACATAAACTGGATCCACCTAGCTTAAACAAAAGCTTTGATAGCTCAGGGAGATTATCATGTATCTTGTACCCATATACTAACTTGGCAAGAGTCTTGTTTGTGACAACAAGCTTCGAATTGGCATAATTGACACATGTTGCTTCAGTGTCAACTCCTAGTGATGAATCTCTCTGCAAAACCTTGGGAGAAATCTGGATCTTTAACCCAGATCGATTATGGTGAGACCCAATAGACAAAACCCGAGGCTTTTCGGAATCATATCCAAGATCATGAACTAAAAACCAAGTCCTTACTCTTGCATATATCTAAGACAAGCCGACCCGCAGAACCAATATCATCAAATTTGAACTCGAGGCTtaacaaattatcaaaaaaattctgaaaGTGACAAAGAACCTGAGGCGGTAACTGAACAATATGCTCCTTGAACTTCTTCAACTCATCCCGCATACCATTCATTTCATAAATGCAAGACATGGTCACAAATTCACAATCGAGTACGCATCCGCAATGACATCAACTTTAGCCATCAGCTCAATAAGTTCTTGGCCTTTAAGAGATAAACCAAATCTCACACAAGAACCAAGAACAAGATTAAACAAGACCGTATCAGGACATCTGACATAATCAAGTCGTTCCAAACAAGGAAAATTGCAATCAAGGAAAACTTAAATCTGATTTATCACAATGCTACTCGATAATCAAATTTTCAACTATTAggatagcaaaaaaaaaatgagaaactttGATTACTctcaacacacaaaacaaaaaattcatcTCACCAAAGGACCACAAATTGAATTGAAATCAAAACCAGTGATGCATAAAATAGAGCTGATGCGAACCTCAACCATGTCTTATTGTGAAGAAGGCAGAGAATTCCTTGTCAACCACAACACTTGCTCCACCGTTTGTTTCAGGAGTAGGCACGAAGCTGGATTCTAAACTCTCTCCAGAACTTGTATCTTCCTCACTGAAGAGGCTTTTCCTGCATTAACTTAAGCATATTAAGGAATCCATTGTTTCTAGAAGGAGACAGACTCTGCtgcaaaccaagaagaagagcaaaatcAGGCGTAACCCTCAAAATCTCAGGGACAGGTCTACCAGATAAACCCTGGACTAAAAGAGCAGCAATCCCTTTAGTGATAGACGAATCAGAATCAGCTTCATAGAAAACGTTGCGTTGGTCATCGAAGAAAGCCCAAACCCAAACCTGAGAAACGCAACCTTCAACTTTATTCTCCCTCGTCTTGAATCAAGGATCGAGTGGTTTAAGATGTTCTCCGTAGAATATAAGCTGTCTGTATTTAGCTCTCGGCTCTTGTACCGATTGGAATAGCTTCACTATCTCTTGTAGATTCGGAGGAGAAGTCTTCGAttggttgaaacttgaaagtctTCAGAACGCGACGGAGATGAAGCTGATGGTGGACGAACGTTTCCGGTTGAAATTTTCTGGAAGGTGATGATCGTCCGACGAAGTAAAGGAAGTTCCGAAGCGGTCGCAAAAATCAGAGCTTTGGCCGGATATTGGtcagaagaagcaaacaaagttGGTTTGATCGGGCCGTACTCGGCGACGAAGAACATAAATCACTGCGTTTAATCAAAatcgttttttatttcttttgtgaAGAGAAAAGCTGagctgtattaattgttataatttgataggtGGTTGATTTTTACTGAGGTGTCATTACCTACTTCAAATCTACAATACAGAAACGGATGTGTTAGAAGAGGAAAGCAAcacattgtgtttttattgtattgatactCAACTATTAAATGATGACtaactttatattattatatagcTTCCAATATAATGATTCATTCTTAACTATAGTTTAAAGTCTGTCCTAAGCGGAACTATATGCAACACATGTTTAAGGAGTTCCAAcgaatgtcaaaaaaaaaaaaaaaggagttataACTCGCTGAACTGAGATTACACAAGTTATGTTTCAAATGGGTGAGgatctttcatcatcatcacctaaCCTTGAGCAATAAATCACTCTTTGAGCTCAGGTCTGGAAACATGTAGCGTCCACGAGGGAAAAGAGGGTTATAAAATGAAGCCAAACACTAATTTCTTTTTGCAATAGTCCAATCCCATTGTGTCGGTAAAAATGTTTTACCAATAATAAAACCACAAGTGCACAATTATATATacgtaaaaaaaattagggatcAAATCGACAGCGACTAAAACAATACACGAAGGACTGCATAGAGCATATTAAACTAGATCAACATAGGAGTCATAGTAATAATCTAAGTCATAAGTAATACTATAAAATTACCCTAAGGTGTCATAGTGATAATCTCAAGTAATTCAATCAAACATTAAACCTAATCCCACTTTTGATGACTTGATGTCATCATCTCTTTTAGTAGGCTTCAGGTTCACTCCTGATCCATGGGCTTGCCTCTTATAGTGGGTCCCACAGCCATTTTAGTACAAATTGCGATAACAACAATTTGTAGAAACTCTAACAAGAAGAAATTGGAAAGTTCATCTccagtaaaagaagaagagaatgtcGGAAGCTCAACCGAAGTCAATGGAAGAGTTTTGATACCATAATAAATTCCGGTGATTGGAGAAGcgagcaagaagaagaactagATCGGAGATGTAACAAACTATTTATTCATAAACTTGAAAAATGTATTACACGAAGACTAAGCGAGTTAATGAGTATacaaaattagttatatatcaATCTAATTAACTTCATTTAACCGAACATTTGGTTTACCAAGCTAACCTTAACCGGTCATATAACCATAGCTATAATAATTTGCATTTCGACTTCTTGCGCTCATCGAGACCTGGAATTCGTGAGAGGAGTTTGCTGTGCAGCCAAGAAACTGTGccatatttaatttatctatCAATATAGTATAtcttttggttgttgtggtAACATTCACCGTGGATAAACTGCCGTTAGAAAGTTTCCGATGCTTTGAAGTTGTGTCTCTTCTTTTATGCAAATCTTTGCTTTCGTATAAATGAGGAAACAgtatttttattgcatttctacttatcattttgtttttatttttcgtatcttttatctttttatttatttaattagttacatAATTTAGATTTGTGTTTTCAATGTCAATTTAACCGGTAGATAAAcatatgatgatttttttagtgAACATATATACGTCATTATGCctactcaacaaaaaaaaattctgaccATCCACTTCAGCTTTTGAGCTCGTAAAAAGGGgatgaaatcaaaacagatccAATATGTTTTCAAGAAAATTTTAAGATTCGAACCCAATTCATAATCCACTCGTgcatcatataaaaatataaacacaaCATACAGTTTTGCATCATATGAAATAATACATGTTACGAATCGAGCACAGATTTACTCAATACTCTTGATCAATCTCTCTAAGACTCTTGCAGAATCACTCGATAAGTTTGAAAGAAACGAAACAAAGAAGGAATTAAGAAACGCGAGACACAAGAATTGTTAACCCAGTTCGACGAGATCGGTATGATCAAGTCTACGTCTGGGGCCGAATTAATCCAGCAAATCTACTAGAAAAGAGAAGTATACAGCTCAATGAGCTTACAACAATGGCGGATTCACtctttgactctctctctctcatgatACAAAAGATCAAAGAGTAACAGAatgaatgaagaagataaagataagAAACGATTCGTTTCTGTTATAACAGTCAAGACTCCACTGCAGTTAGAGACTCtgactttctcttcttctgatcgGTTTAATCAGCAATCCCAAACCGGAAATAACCGCCTGCTCCAATTATTCATAACCCAGCTAAACCAACCAGATTACTGAAATTGAATCAGAACCAAAACCACAACACTCCACCTTGATTCTATTTCACCCTTTCTATCATGAACCTGCACTCACATGGACCTGACTTTCGGCTGTGACGAACTCCTCGTCTTAGTTGAGCAACTTTAGAAACTCTAAAGCTGCTTCAAACTTCTTCACCGGTATGCCTTTAGTAAGCATATCTGCAGGATTTACGGCAGTGTCGATCTTGAGCACCTCAACATTCCCTTCTTCTACCACATCCCTGATAAAATTGTACTTCACCGCCACATGCTTAGTCTTGCCGTGAAACGTACTGATCTTGGACAAACAGATAGCCGACTGAGAATCGCACCATACCAAAACCTTGTCTTGCTTAAAACCCATATCTTCTAGTAAGCCTTGAATCCACAAAGCTTCCTTTACAGCCTCAATTAATGCGATGTACTCTGCCTCAGTTGAAGATAACGTAACGATGCTCTGAAGACATGATCTCCAACTTACTGTATTTCCTCCCACAGTAAAAACATAACCTGATGTTGACCTTCTTCTATCAAGATCACCAGCATAATCAGAGTCACTAAAACCCTGAACTCTATAATCCTTTGCCTTAGTATACACCAATGTCAAATCCTTAGTTCCCTTAAGATATTTCAACAACCACTTGACTGCAATCCAGTGAACCTTCCCTGGTCTACTCATAAAACGACTTAGCAACCCTACCGCCTGAGCTACATCAAACCTAGTTCCCACCATTGCATACATGATGCTACCAATAGCACTAGCATAAGGAGTCTTGCTTGTATCAATGCACTCGGCATTACTCTGCACAGACGCCAGCTTGAAATGAGCAGCCAAGGGAACATCAACTGCATCAGCTCCGAACATATTGAACCTTCGAAGCACCTTCTCCACATAATTCGCTTGAGACAGCTTCATAACTCCATTTTCTCTATCTCTGATTATGTCAATACCCAAAATTATGCTAGCTGGCCCCATatccttcatctcaaaccttTGGCTTAAAACCTCCTTGAGCTTCTTTATCTCTGACATATCCTTAGCTGCCAACAACATGTCATCTACATATAATAGAAGATAGACATATTCACCTTCGCTTACTTGCCTCACATAGACACATGAGTCATGTCCACTTCTCGAAAAACCTTGCTCCAAGATGAACTCATTAAATTTCCTATTCCACTGTCGCGGTGCTTGTTTTAACCTGTACAGAGACTTCTTGAGAAGACACACCTGATCTTTACCTTCATTTACCTCATAACCTTCAGGTTGCTCCATGTACAGCGGTTTGTCTAAATCACCATGCAAGAATGCCgttttgacatccatctgctCCAACTCTAAGTCACCTTGCACCACAAACGACATCAAGATCCTTATAGAAATATGCTTAACCACAGGAGCAAATACCTCATCATAATCAACTCCCTTTTTCTGAGTGAACCCTCTAGCCACCAGACGTGCCTTGTATCTCTCTGGCTCTACTCCTGGAATCCCAGGCTTCTTCTTGTAAATCCATCTACAACTGATGACCTTCTGATCCTTGGGACGATCAACATTATCCCATgtatgattcttcttcagaGAGTTCATTTCATCATCCATTCCTGAGTTCCATTTTTCCCATTCTTGACTATCTCTAGCTTCATGATAACATTATGGTTCCTTCACACTCAATGTCTTCAGCTGCCATGAGAGCAAATGCAAATTGAGCATAGTCCGAAAGCTTAGTAGGAGGTTTAATATTTCTCCTTACTCTGTCTCTGGCCAATTGATAATCTTTCAAACTGCTTCCTGTTGCAGGTAATACTTCTTCAGGCTCAAAGTATTCAGACTCTGTCTCCGNNNNNNNNNNNNNNNNNNNNNNNNNNNNNNNNNNNNNNNNNNNNNNNNNNNNNNNNNNNNNNNNNNNNNNNNNNNNNNNNNNNNNNNNNNNNNNNNNNNNNNNNNNNNNNNNNNNNNNNNNNNNNNNNNNNNNNNNNNNNNNNNNNNNNNNNNNNNNNNNNNNNNNNNNNNNNNNNNNNNNNNNNNNNNNNNNNNNNNNNNNNNNNNNNNNNNNNNNNNNNNNNNNNNNNNNNNNNNNNNNNNNNNNNNNNNNNNNNNNNNNNNNNNNNNNNNNNNNNNNNNNNNNNNNNNNNNNNNNNNNNNNNNNNNNNNNNNNNNNNNNNNNNNNNNNNNNNNNNNNNNNNNNNNNNNNNNNNNNNNNNNNNNNNNNNNNNNNNNNNNNNNNNNNNNNNNNNNNNNNNNNNNNNNNNNNNNNNNNNNNNNNNNNNNNNNNNNNNNNNNNNNNNNNNNNNNNNNNNNNNNNNNNNNNNNNNNNNNNNNNNNNNNNNNNNNNNNNNNNNNNNNNNNNNNNNNNNNNNNNNNNNNNNNNNNNNNNNNNNNNNNNNNNNNNNNNNNNNNNNNNNNNNNNNNNNNNNNNNNNNNNNNNNNNNNNNNNNNNNNNNNNNNNNNNNNNNNNNNNNNNNNNNNNNNNNNNNNNNNNNNNNNNNNNNNNNNNNNNNNNNNNNNNNNNNNNNNNNNNNNNNNNNNNNNNNNNNNNNNNNNNNNNNNNNNNNNNNNNNNNNNNNNNNNNNNNNNNNNNNNNNNNNNNNNNNNNNNNNNNNNNNNNNNNNNNNNNNNNNNNNNNNNNNNNNNNNNNNNNNNNNNNNNNNNNNNNNNNNNNNNNNNNNNNNNNNNNNNNNNNNNNNNNNNNNNNNNNNNNNNNNNNNNNNNNNNNNNNNNNNNNNNNNNNNNNNNNNNNNNNNNNNNNNNNNNNNNNNNNNNNNNNNNNNNNNNNNNNNNNNNNNNNNNNNNNNNNNNNNNNNNNNNNNNNNNNNNNNNNNNNNNNNNNNNNNNNNNNNNNNNNNNNNNNNNNNNNNNNNNNNNNNNNNNNNNNNNNNNNNNNNNNNNNNNNNNNNNNNNNNNNNNNNNNNNNNNNNNNNNNNNNNNNNNNNNNNNNNNNNNNNNNNNNNNNNNNNNNNNNNNNNNNNNNNNNNNNNNNNNNNNNNNNNNNNNNNNNNNNNNNNNNNNNNNNNNNNNNNNNNNNNNNNNNNNNNNNNNNNNNNNNNNNNNNNNNNNNNNNNNNNNNNNNNNNNNNNNNNNNNNNNNNNNNNNNNNNNNNNNNNNNNNNNNNNNNNNNNNNNNNNNNNNNNNNNNNNNNNNNNNNNNNNNNNNNNNNNNNNNNNNNNNNNNNNNNNNNNNNNNNNNNNNNNNNNNNNNNNNNNNNNNNNNNNNNNNNNNNNNNNNNNNNNNNNNNNNNNNNNNNNNNNNNNNNNNNNNNNNNNNNNNNNNNNNNNNNNNNNNNNNNNN
This genomic window contains:
- the LOC104789149 gene encoding pentatricopeptide repeat-containing protein At4g17616-like; this translates as MSCIYEMNGMRDELKKFKEHIVQLPPQIYARVRTWFLVHDLGYDSEKPRVLSIGSHHNRSGLKIQISPKVLQRDSSLGVDTEATCVNYANSKLVVTNKTLAKLVYGYKIHDNLPELSKLLFKLGGSSLCADVVDACVAIGWLEATHDILDDMVSAGHPMDLATYDSFCSTNNIHCLKKKIKTKSTSKPSSIIR